In a single window of the Candidatus Zymogenaceae bacterium genome:
- a CDS encoding DSD1 family PLP-dependent enzyme codes for MTARVVNKKEYIDTPALVLDLDKLDANLAVMSEYFSGVEADLRPHIKTHKCPILAQKQVAAGAIGVTCAKVGEAEVMAKAGISDILIANQVVSPKKIMRLLDLLNISDVKVAVEALENVAALNDAAESRNTVLKVLIEIDVGMHRCGVATAQDAIEMAKKIDRMKHIELAGIMGYEGHIIFTFDRDERAKLGTGCMEELVAVKAELERAGFPIPIVSGGGTGTFDIASKVPGVTEVQAGSYLTMDATYGYLNLGFEQAVTLISTVIAVHGDHVIIDCGMKSITSEFGMPAPVGLPGVSLASLSEEHGHLNVEGKTKLKVGDMVELVPTHGCTTINLHDHFYPVRNGMVEGIWEISARGKFV; via the coding sequence GACCGCGAGAGTGGTAAATAAAAAGGAGTACATCGATACGCCGGCCCTGGTGCTGGATCTGGACAAGCTGGATGCGAACCTGGCCGTGATGTCCGAGTATTTCAGCGGCGTTGAGGCCGACCTCAGGCCGCACATCAAGACCCACAAGTGCCCGATCCTGGCCCAAAAACAGGTGGCCGCAGGCGCCATCGGCGTTACCTGCGCCAAGGTGGGGGAGGCGGAGGTGATGGCAAAGGCCGGCATATCCGATATCCTTATCGCCAACCAGGTGGTCAGCCCGAAAAAGATCATGCGGCTTCTGGACCTTTTGAACATCAGCGACGTGAAGGTGGCGGTGGAAGCTTTGGAGAACGTTGCCGCCCTCAACGACGCCGCGGAGTCCAGAAATACGGTGTTGAAGGTCCTCATCGAGATCGATGTAGGGATGCACCGCTGCGGTGTGGCCACGGCACAGGATGCGATTGAGATGGCGAAAAAAATCGATAGGATGAAGCACATCGAGCTTGCCGGCATCATGGGCTACGAGGGCCACATCATCTTCACTTTCGATCGGGATGAGCGGGCGAAGCTCGGGACCGGGTGCATGGAGGAGCTGGTTGCGGTAAAGGCGGAGCTCGAGCGGGCGGGATTTCCGATACCCATCGTCTCCGGCGGCGGCACCGGCACCTTTGATATCGCCTCGAAGGTCCCCGGCGTCACCGAGGTGCAGGCCGGATCGTACCTGACGATGGACGCCACCTACGGGTACCTGAACCTGGGGTTCGAGCAGGCCGTGACGCTGATATCCACGGTCATCGCCGTGCACGGGGATCACGTGATTATCGATTGCGGCATGAAATCGATCACCAGCGAATTCGGCATGCCCGCGCCTGTGGGGCTTCCCGGCGTGAGCCTTGCGTCTCTTTCGGAGGAGCACGGGCACCTGAATGTGGAGGGGAAGACGAAGCTGAAGGTGGGGGACATGGTGGAGCTGGTCCCCACCCACGGATGCACCACCATCAACCTCCATGATCATTTTTACCCGGTACGGAATGGTATGGTGGAGGGGATCTGGGAGATTTCCGCCAGGGGTAAATTCGTATAA
- a CDS encoding inner membrane CreD family protein, whose product MAKKIAALIFIFVCTSVAWMILGATVEYRTDEYGNRLYGEVEELYGSVQYQYAPIISYSYPEAVERTDPKTKKIFTETKTVNGRLPISGSAIFVDFNLDYRKKGLLWYSTYTVGFDGTYSIVNDTGHDVTMKIFHKFPATNTEYDDFHFYLGEDEMEKLTWRENGVETDVEAAAGETIVFRVVYRSRGQDQWFYCFGEDEIVEVKNFSLTANTDFVAVDYPTGSISPTTVSEDTDGMVMSWEYTRKISGKQIGVEMPKKINPGPLVGRITFFAPVSLLFFFFILFMITTLKEIRMHPMNYFFLACAFFAFHLLFAYLVDHLNVHLSFAISSVVSLFLVISYLRLVVGGRFAFLQAGVLQLVYLVLFSYTFFFKGYSALIVTIASIITLFVVMQMTGSIKWDEKFKALSKNGGSSGAISSPEK is encoded by the coding sequence ATGGCAAAAAAAATCGCGGCTCTTATATTTATTTTCGTCTGCACATCGGTGGCCTGGATGATCCTGGGCGCCACGGTGGAATACCGTACCGACGAATACGGCAACCGGCTCTATGGCGAGGTCGAGGAGCTCTACGGAAGCGTCCAGTACCAGTACGCGCCGATAATCAGCTACAGCTATCCGGAAGCGGTTGAGAGGACGGATCCGAAGACCAAGAAGATCTTCACGGAAACAAAGACCGTAAACGGGAGGCTCCCGATTTCGGGGAGCGCCATTTTTGTGGATTTCAACCTCGATTATCGAAAAAAAGGGCTGTTATGGTACAGCACGTATACGGTCGGCTTCGACGGTACGTACTCCATTGTCAACGACACCGGGCACGACGTGACGATGAAAATTTTTCACAAGTTTCCCGCCACCAATACCGAGTATGATGATTTCCATTTCTATCTCGGAGAGGACGAGATGGAAAAGCTCACCTGGCGGGAAAACGGCGTTGAAACCGACGTGGAAGCGGCGGCGGGGGAAACGATCGTCTTCCGCGTCGTCTACCGGTCCAGGGGCCAGGATCAGTGGTTCTATTGTTTCGGTGAGGACGAGATTGTCGAGGTGAAGAACTTCTCGCTGACGGCGAATACGGATTTTGTTGCGGTGGACTATCCGACCGGCTCCATCTCACCCACCACCGTCAGTGAAGATACGGACGGCATGGTGATGTCCTGGGAGTACACCCGGAAGATATCCGGGAAGCAGATCGGCGTCGAGATGCCCAAGAAGATCAATCCCGGCCCCCTGGTGGGAAGGATCACGTTCTTCGCGCCGGTATCGCTCCTGTTCTTTTTCTTCATACTGTTTATGATCACAACGCTGAAAGAAATCAGGATGCATCCGATGAACTATTTCTTCCTGGCGTGCGCGTTTTTCGCGTTCCATCTCCTGTTCGCATACCTGGTGGATCACCTCAACGTGCATCTCTCCTTTGCGATCTCATCGGTGGTGTCGCTGTTCCTTGTCATCTCATATTTGCGGCTGGTGGTGGGGGGGAGGTTCGCGTTTCTCCAGGCGGGGGTGCTACAGCTGGTCTACCTGGTGCTGTTCTCCTATACCTTTTTCTTCAAGGGATACAGCGCGCTGATCGTCACCATCGCCTCGATTATCACCCTGTTTGTGGTGATGCAGATGACGGGGAGCATCAAGTGGGATGAAAAATTCAAGGCGCTGTCGAAAAACGGCGGATCATCCGGCGCAATATCGTCTCCGGAGAAATGA
- a CDS encoding TAXI family TRAP transporter solute-binding subunit, translated as MKRIVFLLCTLILIPCLPLTGSAQELVLSAGPIDGSSWALGINLSISLEERTGDQGITLTVNPSEGYVDNISRLKHETADLALVDSLTAYLGTSGKSSTKLRSLGVVGMVDEHILLSAHRAREGTLADLTDSVVFLGSPGDMDREGAQMMLSTADAAPIEGGGYGWDPETAAELVIDGSLDGAFLPGIAPYEPVTHVRRIMGDDVVIMPIEGEIADKLTAAYPIWRPVILAAGTYPDQSEPIVTVARPVYLVASASLPKKTVTALLEGLYPTDPYTTEFSPVPIPLSACARSNVLPLHPGAVEFYRSRGIAPGGGK; from the coding sequence ATGAAACGAATTGTTTTTCTTCTCTGCACGCTGATACTCATCCCGTGTCTTCCCCTTACAGGATCGGCACAGGAGCTTGTCCTTTCCGCAGGCCCCATTGACGGGTCTTCCTGGGCGCTGGGCATCAATCTTTCAATATCCCTGGAGGAAAGGACGGGCGATCAGGGCATCACCCTGACCGTGAATCCCTCCGAAGGATACGTCGATAATATCTCTCGTCTCAAACACGAAACCGCTGACCTGGCCCTGGTGGATTCCCTTACGGCATATCTGGGAACTTCGGGAAAAAGCTCCACCAAGCTGAGATCGCTGGGCGTTGTGGGAATGGTCGATGAGCACATTCTGCTCTCCGCCCACCGGGCCCGTGAGGGAACCCTCGCCGACCTGACCGATTCGGTGGTGTTTCTCGGCTCCCCCGGCGATATGGACCGGGAGGGGGCCCAGATGATGCTGTCGACCGCGGACGCCGCCCCCATTGAGGGGGGCGGATACGGATGGGATCCGGAAACCGCCGCGGAGCTGGTCATCGACGGGTCGCTGGACGGGGCCTTTCTCCCCGGCATCGCCCCCTACGAGCCGGTGACCCACGTGCGGCGGATCATGGGAGATGACGTCGTCATCATGCCGATCGAGGGGGAGATCGCGGACAAGCTCACGGCGGCATATCCGATATGGCGGCCTGTCATCCTGGCCGCCGGGACGTACCCGGATCAGTCAGAGCCGATCGTTACCGTCGCCCGTCCCGTGTACCTCGTGGCGAGCGCTTCTCTTCCGAAAAAGACCGTCACGGCGCTCCTTGAGGGACTGTACCCGACCGATCCGTATACAACCGAATTCTCGCCCGTGCCGATTCCCCTGTCGGCATGCGCACGATCGAACGTCCTGCCCCTGCACCCGGGGGCCGTGGAATTCTATCGGAGCCGGGGGATCGCCCCGGGCGGCGGGAAATAA